GATCACCTACGTGGTCCGGCCGCAGGGCTCGCACACGTGGGGCCTGTTCGAGTCGGAGATGCAGGAGTCCTGGAACACGACCGTGGGCCCGGCCCTGGGCAGCTGACCACCACAAAAAATCAGGCCCCCGGATTTCCGGGGGCCTGATCTCTTGTGAACTTATTCCGCGGTCGCTCCGGCCTTGGCCAGGTCCGGACCATCGGAGCCGGCCGCCTTGGGCGCGCCCGAGAACGTGAACTTCGCGTCCTCGCCGGCACCTTCGCCGTCCCAGCCCTCGACGTCGACCGTCACCAGCTGGCCGGGGCCCAGCTCCTCGAAGAGGATCTTCTCGGACAGCTGATCCTCGATCTCGCGCTGGATGGTGCGCCGCAACGGGCGGGCACCGAGCACCGGATCGAAGCCGCGCTTGGCCAGCAGGGCCTTGGCCTTGTCGGTCAGCTCCATCGCCATGTCCTTGGCCTTGAGCTGGTTGCCGACCCGGCCGATCATCAGGTCGACCATCTGGATGATCTCGTCCTGCGTCAGCTGGTGGAACACGATGATGTCATCGATGCGGTTGAGGAACTCAGGCCGGAAGTGCTTCTTGAGCTCGTCGTTGACCTTCTGCTTCATCCGCTCGTAGTTGTTCTCCCCGCCGCCCTGGCTGAAGCCCAGTCCGACCGCCTTGCTGATGTCGGAGGTGCCCAGGTTGGAGGTGAAGATCAACACGGTGTTCTTGAAGTCGACCGTGCGGCCCTGACCGTCGGTGAGGCGTCCGTCTTCCAGGACCTGCAACAGGCTGTTGTAGATCTCCTGGTGGGCCTTCTCGATCTCGTCGAACAGCACGACCGAGAACGGCTTGCGGCGCACCTTCTCGGTGAGCTGGCCGCCCTCTTCGTAGCCGACGTACCCCGGAGGGGCACCGAACAGCCGCGACGCGGTGAAGCGATCGTGGAACTCGCCCATGTCGATCTGGATCAGCGCATCGTCGTCGCCGAACAGGAAGTTGGCCAGCGCCTTGGACAGCTCGGTCTTACCGACACCGGACGGGCCGGCGAAGATGAACGAACCGGACGGGCGCTTCGGGTCCTTCAAACCGGCACGGGTGCGGCGGATCGCCTTGGAGACGGCCTTGACGGCGTCCTCCTGGCCGATGATCCGCTTGTGCAGCTCCTCCTCCATGCGCAGCAGGCGCGTGGTCTCGGCCTCGGTCAGCTTGAACACCGGGATACCGGTCCAGTTGCCGAGCACCTCGGCGATCTGCTCGTCATCGACCTCGGCGACGACGTCGAGATCGCCTGAGCGCCACTGCTTCTCACGCTCGCCGCGCTGGGCGACCAGCTGCTTCTCGCGGTCGCGCAGGCTCGCCGCCTTCTCGAAGTCCTGCGCGTCGATCGCAGACTCCTTCTCCCGGCGCGCGTCGGCGATCTTCTCGTCGAACTCGCGCAGGTCTGGCGGAGCGGTCATCCGGCGGATGCGCATCCGGGCGCCGGCCTCGTCGATCAGGTCGATCGCCTTGTCCGGCAGGAACCGGTCGTTGATGTAGCGGTCGGCCAGGGTGGCCGCGGCCACCAGCGCGCCGTCGGTGATCGAGACACGGTGGTGCGCCTCGTAGCGGTCACGCAGACCCTTGAGGATCTCGATCGTGTGCTCGACGGTCGGCTCACCCACCTGGACCGGCTGGAACCGGCGCTCGAGGGCGGCGTCCTTCTCGATGTACTTGCGGTACTCGTCGAGGGTGGTCGCACCGATCGTCTGCAGCTCGCCACGAGCCAGCTTCGGCTTCAGGATGCTGGCGGCGTCGATGGCGCCCTCGGCGGCACCCGCACCGACGAGCGTGTGCAGCTCGTCGATGAACAGGATGATGTCGCCGCGGGTGTTGATCTCCTTGAGCACCTTCTTCAGCCGCTCTTCGAAGTCACCGCGGTAACGGCTGCCTGCCACCAGCGAACCCAGGTCCAGGGTGTAGAGCTGCTTGTCCTTCAGCGTCTCGGGAACCTCGCCGTGCACGATGGCCTGGGCCAGGCCCTCGACGACGGCCGTCTTACCGACGCCGGGCTCACCGATCAGCACCGGGTTGTTCTTGGTGCGGCGGCTCAGCACCTGCATGACCCGCTCGATTTCCTTCTCACGGCCGATGACCGGATCGAGCTTGCCCTCCATGGCGGCGGCGGTCAGGTTACGGCCGAACTGGTCGAGGACCAGCGAGGTCGACGGGTTGCCCGACTCGCCACCACGACCACCGGTGCCGGCCTCGGCGGCCTCCTTGCCCTGGTAGCCGCTGAGCAGCTGGATGACCTGCTGGCGCACGCGGGTCAGCTCGGCGCCGAGCTTGACCAGCACCTGGGCCGCGACGCCCTCGCCCTCACGAATCAGACCGAGCAGAATGTGCTCGGTGCCGATGTAGTTGTGGCCGAGCTGCAGCGCCTCGCGCAGGGACAGCTCAAGCACCTTCTTGGCGCGCGGCGTGAACGGGATGTGCCCGGACGGGGCCTGCTGGCCCTGGCCGATGATCTCCTCGACCTGGCTGCGAACGCCTTCCAGCGAGATGCCCAACGACTCCAGCGACTTGGCGGCTACGCCCTCGCCCTCGTGAATAAGACCCAACAGGATGTGCTCGGTCCCGATGTAGTTGTGGTTGAGCATCCGGGCTTCTTCTTGCGCCAAGACGACGACCCTGCGGGCACGGTCGGTAAATCTCTCAAACATCGGTGGTTACCTGCTCTCCATCGCTAGCGATACCCGCGTACGGCTGCGTTCTATCGGTTTTCTCGTAGCCCGCACGTAGTACCTACCGTCCACTCTAATGGGCGGCCGTCCCGGGTGCGGAGGTTGGCGGTCCGTTCCGGAGGGCAGGCACCCAGTAGGAGCTGTCCACATCTGGTACTGCAGATGAGCAACGTCGCCGGTCGGCGAATCGTTTCCGAAATCCGGGCCTTTCGGGTTCGCCACTAGCGAAAAACTCCGGACCGGGAATTCTCACCGGTCCGGAGCTGGCAACTGTTGGTTAAGTTGCGGTCGTTTTAGGTTGCGGCGTGGAAGGCGTCGATGACGTCGGCGGGGATACGGCCACGGGTGGACACGTTGTGCCCGTTGCGGCGGGCCCATTCGCGGATGGCGGCACTCTGCTCACGATCGATGGCTCCGCGGCCACGGGCCGGTCCGGCTGCGCGTCCGCGGCGGCGGCCGCCGACCCGGCGCCCGGCCTCGACCCACTGCTTCAGATCGTTACGGAGCTTGGCGGCATTCTTGGACGAAAGGTCGATCTCGTAGGTAACGCCGTCGAGGCCGAATTCGACCGTCTCATCGGCGGTGGCCTCACCGTCGAAATCGTCGACCAACGTGACGGTCACTTTTTTCGCCATTACCCCGCACCGAACCCTTCCGCATACGCATTGGTGACTACGCCTGAGTATCCTGCACCTGCGCCCTAATGTGCCACAAAAACGCACACATTTCCAACGACCCGACGATCAAGACGGATCGGTTGCGCGGGCTCAGTTACTGTGACGGCGAACAATCGGGAACAAAACCGTCTCCCGAATAGACAAGCCGGTCAACGCCATCAACAAGCGATCGATACCCATTCCGGTGCCCGTTGTGGGCGGCATCGCATACTCCAATGCGGCAAGAAAATCGTCATCGAGAACCATTGCCTCGTCATCGCCGGCAGCCGCGGCACGGGCCTGGGCTTCGAATCGTTCCCGCTGGATTACCGGGTCGACGAGTTCGGAATATCCGGTGGCGAGCTCGAAACGCCGCACGTAGAGATCCCATTTCTCGGTCACCCCGGGGATGCTGCGGTGGGCCCGGGTCAGCGGAGACGTCTCGACGGGGAAGTCACGGACGAACGTGGGCGCCCACAGCTTCTCCCCCACGGTGTGTTCCCAGAGTTCCTCGACCAATTTCCCGTGTCCGTAACCGCGGTCACGCGGAATCTCGAGCTCGAGGCCCTCGGCAATACGCCACAAGTAGTCGACTGATGTCTCGGGCGTGATCTCCTCACCCAACGCTTCCGACAGCGAGGGATACATTTCCAATGTGTCCCATTGGCCGTCGAGATCGTAGACAGTGCCATCGGGCAATGGCACCTGACGCGTGCCGATCGCCTCGTCCGCGACCTCTTGAATAAGTTCGCGCGTGACCCGCGCAGAATCGTTGTAGTCGCCGTAGGCCTGATATGTCTCCAACATCGAGAATTCCGGCGAGTGCGTGGAATCGACACCTTCGTTACGAAAGTTTCGATTCAACTCGAAAACCCGGTCAAATCCGCCGACGATGCAGCGTTTGAGGAACAGTTCCGGCGCAATCCGAAGGTACAGATCGACATCGAGCGCATTGGAATGGGTGATGAACGGCCGAGCCGCCGCCCCGCCGGCCAGCGTCTGCAGCATCGGGGTCTCGACCTCGAGAAAGCCACGCCGTTCCAGTGCCGACCGCACCGCCCGCACTACCGCGACCCGTTGACGTGCGATGGTGCGCGCCTCCGGCCGGACGATGAGATCGACATAGCGCTGACGCACCCGAGTTTCTTCGCTCATTTCTTTGTGAGCAACCGGAAGTGGTCGCAAAGCCTTGGCCGCCATCTGCCAGGAATCGGCCAGCACCGACAGCTCACCACGCTTGGAGCTGATCACCTCGCCGTGGACGAACACGATGTCGCCCAGATCGACGTCGGCCTTCCACGCGTCAAGCGACTCCTGCCCCACCTGGGCCAGGCTGATCATCGCCTGCAGCTGGGTGCCGTCACCTTCCTGCAGCGTCGCGAAGCACAACTTGCCGGAATTCCGGGCGAATACCACGCGGCCCGAGACGCCGACGATCTGCCCGGTCTGGGTGTCGGCGGCCAGCTCCGGATAGGCGGCCCGCAGTTCGGCCAAGGTGTGCGTGCGCGGAACGGTCACCGGGTAGGGCTCGCGGCCCTCTGCCAGCAGCCGCTCCCGCTTGGCCTGACGAATCCGGAACTGCTCGGGAAGGTCGGCCTGGGACTGGGACGCGTCGTCGCGATCGGCTGGGCTCACAAAATGCCAGCTTAAATGAACCCGGCGGCGGACAATTGCACGCCGAGAATGCGGCCGACGGTCGACCACGAGCCAATGGACCGGCGCCTCAAGGGCATATCCGCGTCCCGTTGGGGTCGGTGTGCTGACCGGGTGTGCACAACCTCACACCGGTCACCTGGCCGGTTTGAGCCGTCCGCGCTGGCTGTCGCGGTTGCGCTCGAACACCAGGCGCAGTCCGTCGAGGGTGAGATGGCGGTCGTAGTGCTCGACGGTTCGCAGGTCAGGCAGCACCAAGGGAGCGGTGTAACCGGTGGCCACCACCGCGACGTCGCTGCCGGAGAACCCGTCGACGTCCTCGCGGATCCGGTGGACCAGCCCGTCGACCAGCCCGGCGAACCCGAACACCGCACCGGCCTGCATGCATTCCACGGTGTTCTTGCCGATCACCGAACGGGGACGGGTCAGCTCGACCCGGCGCAGCGCGGCCGAGCGGGCGGCCGCCGCGTCGGAGGAGACCTGGACGCCGGGTGCGATCGCGCCGCCGAGGAACTCGCCCTTGGCTGACACCACGTCGACGCAAATCGACGAACCGAAGTCGACGATGATCGCCGCGGTGCCGTATTTGTGATAGGCGGCAAGGCAATTCACGATCCGGTCGGCGCCGACTTCCTTGGGGTTGTCGACCAGTAACGGGATACCGGTACGCACACCGGGCTCGATCAGCACATGCGGCACCGACGGCCAGTACTGCTCGAGCATCAGCCGCACCTCATGTAGCACCGAGGGAACGGTGGACAGCCCAGCGGCCCCGGTCAGGCGCTCGGAATCATCACCGATCAGGCCGTCGATGGTGAGCGCCAACTCGTCGGCGGTCACCTCGGATTCGGTCCGGATCCGCCACTGCTGCACCACTTTCGCGTGATCCCCCGAACCGGAGATCAACCCGACGATGGTGTGGGTGTTGCGGACGTCGATCGCGAGCAGCATCAGCGCGGCGACATCAGTTCGGACGCGTCCGCGGGGACGTACGCCGGGTCGTGGGCGTGCTCACCGAGGTCGATCTGCTTGTTGTCGGCATCCACGAACACGATTCGCGGCCGGTACTCGCGGGCCTCCGCATCTTCCATCACCCCGTAGGCGATCAGGATGACCAGATCGCCCGGGTGGATGAGATGTGCTGCGGCGCCGTTGATCCCGATCACCCCGGTGCCGCGCTCGCCGGTGATGGCATAGGTGACCAGCCGGGCACCGTTGTCGATGTCGACGATCGTGACCTGTTCGCCCTCGAGCAGATCGGCGGCCTCCATCAGGTCGGCGTCGATGGTCACCGAGCCGACGTAGTGCAGGTCGGCCTGCGTCACCGTGGCGCGGTGAATCTTGGATTTCAGCATGGTGCGCTGCATCAGTTCCTCCAGGGCAATTCGTGATTGTCGCCGTCGCCGACGCGGGGGTGTCCGTCGATTCCGGCGGACGCTCCGATGTCTACAGAGATGTTGTCCAGCAGTCTGGTTCGGCCCAGCCGGGCGGCCACCAGCAACCGCGCCTGGCCTTCGCTTGGCGCGGGACCCAGCAGCGGGTCGCGTACTTCCAGGTAGTCCACCTCGATCGCCGGGACCTCGTCGAGTACGGCCCGGGCGGCCTCGACCGCTGCTGCGGCGCCGCCCGCGGCGGCGTACTTGCCTGCCAGCAGGGCTGCCGACAAGGCTCCGGCCTGTTCCCGCTCGTCGGCGTCGAGGTACCGGTTGCGCGAGGACATCGCCAGCCCGTCCGATTCCCGCACGATCGGAACCCCGACGATCTGGGTGTCGAGGTTCAGGTCGGTGGCCATCTGCCGGATCAGCGCCAGCTGCTGATAGTCCTTCTCGCCGAAGAAGGCCCGGTCGGGCCGGACGATCTGGAGCAGCTTGAGCACGACCGTCAGCACGCCCGCGAAATGGCCGGGACGCGAGGCCCCTTCGAGCTCCCCACCGCCCGGACCGGGTTGCACGCTGGTGCGGGGGCCATTGGGATACATGTCCGAGCCGGTTGGGGTGAAGGCGATCTCAACGCCTTCGGCCTGCAGCGCGGCCAGGTCCTCGTCGAGGGTGCGCGGGTAGGCGTCGAGGTCCTCCCCCGCACCGAACTGCAGCGGGTTGACGAAGATCGACACCACCACGATCGCGCCCGGAACCCGCTTCGCGGCGCGGATCAGCGTCAGATGCCCCTCGTGCAGCGCACCCATCGTCGGCACCAGCGTGACCCGCCGCCCGCTGGCCCGCAGCGCCCGGGTGACAGCCGCGACGTCGGCGGGCGCCGAGTAGACGTTCAGCTCACCGGCGACGAACTTCGGAGGATTGCTCTGGGTCATCATTGACTCGTTTCCGGGCTGGTTTCGGGGCCTGCTTCCAAGACTGCGACCACGTCCGCCGGCGCGTGGGCGCGTTGGGCGGTACGCAGCGAATCGGCCCGATATGCCTGGGCCAGTTGAGGATCCAATGTCTGCAGAGCATTGAGGTGCGCGGCTACCGCCGCGGCGTCACCGCGGGCGACGGGGCCGGTCAATGCGGCCTGGCCGCGTTGCAGCGCGTTCTCCAGCGCGGCGCGGGCCAGCGGACCCACCACCCGCTCGGGCAGACCACCGGGTGCATCGCCGACGAGTTCCTGACCGAGCAGCTCCTGGCCGCGCAGGGACGCCCGCAACGTGTCGACGGCGTCGAGTACGAGGGTGACCAGGTGGTTGCTGGCGTGCGCCAGCGCCGCGTGATACTGCGTCCGCGCATACTCGGGCACCCGGAACGGCTCGCCGCCGATCTCCAGCACTAGCGACTGTCCGATCGCGTAGCCCACCTCGTCGGCCGCGGTGATGCCGAAGCACGAATCGGGCAGCCGTGCGATGTCCTCGTCGGAGCCGGTGAATGTCATCGCGGGATGAATGGCCAGTGGAATGCAGCCGAGCTCGGTCAACGGGGCCAGCACCGCGACGCCGTTGGCCCCGGACGTGTGCACCACGATCGTGCCGGGGCGCACCACCCCGGTGGCGGCCAGACCGGACACCAGCGACGGCAACTCGGAGTCCGGGACCGTCAGCAGCAGCAGCTCGGCCCGCTGCGCTACCTCGGGGACAGGAAGGATCGCGGTGTCGGGCAGCCGGCGCTGTGCCCGCAGCCGCGAGGCCTCGGAGATCGCGCTGCACGCCACCACCACGTGTTCGACCCGTTCCAGGGCATAGCCCAGCGCCGTTCCCACTCGGCCCGCCGAGACGATGCCGACGCTGAGCCGGGCCGGGCGCAGCCCCTCAGGCAGGGACCACCCGTTTGCAGGGGGTTGCTCCATCGCAGGAGACCTCACAGGTTGAATAGGTTTCAGTCGTTCCAGTCCCGCGTTGCGGGTACCGGACGGTCGTCACGAGACTAGCTCACTCCTCGCGGCGCCTGCGACGCCCGCCTTCAGCAGGGGCGGACTGAAACCGTGCGAGCAGCTCGTTCACCGACTGCCCGTCGGCGTGGCTCCCGTTCGGTGGCTCGGGCTCCGCGTCGCTGCGGTGCCGGGACGCCCGCCGCCGGGGCGGCTCGGGTGGCTGCGAGGACTCGGTGGCCAGGGCCGGGGACGGTTGGGCCGCTTCAGGACGGCCAGGATCGGCGGCCTCCGCTGCGGCGGAGTGCCGACCGCGGGGAGGCTCAGGGGCCTGGCCGGCCGACATCGCGGGAGCCGGCGTGGGTGCCGGTTCAGGGGCCGGTTCGGCCTTGGGTGCCGCGGTCGGTGCCGCGGGTGTTTCGGGGGCCCGGCGCCTGCCGACGTATTCGGTGGAAGCGCCGTTCTGCGGCGTCACCGGCGCGGCCCAGTTGCTGCCCGGTGCGCCCGCGGGAATCCACTGGCCCTCGGCGGGTGCCGGTTGCCAACCCGTGGCCGCCGGTTCGGCGGCCGGCGGCGGGCTCGGCGGCTCGGGCTCCGTGGCATCGATGGTGGGTGAGGGCTGCATCGGTGGCATGGCCGGCGGCGGCGGGGGCGGCGCCCAGGTGGACGGTGGTTCGGGCTGCCTGCTCGCGGCGGGTTGCTCAGGCCGAGGCGCGGGTTGCGGTTCCGGTTCCGGACGGGGCGCCGGTTGCGGTTCCGGACGCGACACGGGTTGCGGTTCCGGACGGGGTGCCGGTTGCGGTTCGGGACGCGGCTGGGGCCTGGGCTCGGGCTGGCGCGGGGCCTCCTGCTGCCGTGCGGCATCCTGCTGGCGCCGGCGACGCCGGGGCTGCTCGCCGGCGGGAACCGGCCGCGACGGCAGGCGATGGGCACCGCCCGCCGTGGCCCAGTCGTTCTCCGGCGGATGCGGCTCGGCCGGGACGTCGATGATCGGGCTTTCCTCGGTCCGCGACGACCGGATGTCGGTGACCTCGACCGGCGGCACGTCCAGCCGGCTGGCGGTGACCCGGCCTGCCGTACGCGGGGCGCTCTTGTCGGTCTCGATGGCCGGCCGGTGCACCAGGTCGGTGTCGAACAGGATCTCCAGATTCGCCCGCAGGGCGGCCAGCTCAGAACGCAGCGCGGCGACCTCGTCGGCGGCCTGGGCGCGCAGCTCCGAGGCCAGCTCGCGGCGGAGCTGGGTTTCGACGGTCAGCTCGTATTCCCGCCGCGCCGAGATCTCCCGATCCAGCTGCAGGTCGTAGACGAACTTCAGATCCCGGGCCTTGGCCTGGTCCAGGTCACTCTGGCGCCGGTAGATGACGGAGACGAAGGCCGCCACGACGGCGGCCCACAGGGCCAGGATGACGGCGAGCTTCAGCAACTCGACACGATCGGTGAACACCAATGCGGAACTGGCCAGAATGGCGAGCACCAGCAATACCGTCAGGAGCAGCCAGCCTGGCCTTCGGCCGCCGCGCCGTGGCCGACCACCGCGGGGCAGAACGGTCATGCGCCGACTGTACCCGTCACAGGCCATCCAGCCTGGTGACCGCCGCGGCGATTCGGCCACCGGCCTGGAGGAAATCGTTCACTCGGTCGCGGCATCGCCGTTGTCCGGCGGTTCCTCGGGCGACTTGCAGCAGTGTTGCAGCCACACCGCGGCCACGACGAGGGCCATGGCACTGATCGCCGCGACCGCCGCACCAGGGGTGTCCTCCCCCGCTACCCGCAGTTCACCGCGCCGGGGCAGCAGATACACCAGCACCCCGATCCACCAGCCCGCCACGATGGCGCCGACCCAGGCCGAAGCCTTGGCGATCACCACCGACCGAGCCACGGTCAGCGGGTGTAACCGGCCAGCGCCGACCCCGATCTGTCCGTCGTTGATCTTGGCCCGCACGTAGAACGCCCAACCCGCCTCGATCAGCGCGACCGCCAGCAGGGAGAGCCCGGTCCAGATCGTGAGCGGCGGGAACCACCGGTAGAGCACCCCGACCAGCACGTAGCCGACGATCGCGACCACGGCGACCGCGCCGGCCAGGTCACGTTTGCGGGTCGGGCCCATCAGCGCGCCACCGGTTCCGAGCCGAGATCCAGCGCCAGATCGGTGGGCCTGACCCCGGCCCGTTCGGCCGGGTCGATCTCCTCCAGCAGGTGCGCCACCCGGCGGGACCGGCCGACCACCGTCAGCGTGGCGTCGGGATCCACGGCCAGCCACGGGATCAGCACGAAGGCGCGCAGGTGAGCGAGTGGGTGCGGCAGCGTCAGATCCTCATCGCGAGACGTCACCTCGATGTCACCGTCGTGGCAGGTGACCAGGTCGACGTCGAGGGTGCGCGGGCCCCACTTCTGCTCCCGGACCCGCTCCGCCGCCTGCTCGAGTTGCTGGCCGCGGCGCAGCCAGCCGTGGGCATCGAGGTCGGGATCGTCGGCGATCAGCACCGCGTTGAGGAACGGGCCCTGCTCGACGCCGCCCCAGGCATCGGTCTCGAACACCGGCGACACCGCGCGCACCGCGGTCCCGAGGCCGTCGACCACGGACTGCAACCGGGCCAGCCGGTCGCCGAGGTTCGACCCGATCGAGAGAACTGTGGTCGTCACTGACTGTTTCCTCTTCTGGAACGCCGGGCGACCACCGCGACATCGTCGAACGTCAGCGGAATGGGTGCGCTGGGTTTGTGGACGACGACCTCGACGGCGTGGAGGCGCTCGTCGGCCATGATGGCGTCGGCGATCTCGGCCGAGACCGTCTCGATCAGATTGCGCGGCGGGCCCGCGACGATGTCGGCCGCGAGATGGGCCAGCGCGCCGTAATCGAGCGTGTCGGCCAGATCGTCGGTGGCCGCCGCCCGGCGCAGGTCCACCCAGGCCGTGATGTCGACGACAAACTCCTGGCCGTCGCGGCGCTCATGGTCGAAGACGCCGTGATTGCCTCGAACTCGCAAGCCGCGCAACTCAATTCGATCAGCCAACCCGACCTCCAGATTCCCAGGCTTCCAGTACCGCGAGTGCGTCGACGGAGGCCACCACATCGTGCACCCGAACACCCCAGGCCCCGTGCTGGGCGGCCAGCATCGAGATCGCGGCGGTCGCCGTCTCACGGCCGTCCGGCGGCCGCGGTGTCCCGTCCGCGCCCGCCAGCAACGCCCCCAGGAATCGCTTGCGGGACGCACCCACCAGCACTGGGATCCCGGTGCCGATGAACTCCGGCAGCGCGTGCAGCAGCGCC
Above is a window of Mycolicibacterium boenickei DNA encoding:
- a CDS encoding type III pantothenate kinase, whose product is MLLAIDVRNTHTIVGLISGSGDHAKVVQQWRIRTESEVTADELALTIDGLIGDDSERLTGAAGLSTVPSVLHEVRLMLEQYWPSVPHVLIEPGVRTGIPLLVDNPKEVGADRIVNCLAAYHKYGTAAIIVDFGSSICVDVVSAKGEFLGGAIAPGVQVSSDAAAARSAALRRVELTRPRSVIGKNTVECMQAGAVFGFAGLVDGLVHRIREDVDGFSGSDVAVVATGYTAPLVLPDLRTVEHYDRHLTLDGLRLVFERNRDSQRGRLKPAR
- a CDS encoding DUF6779 domain-containing protein; this encodes MTVLPRGGRPRRGGRRPGWLLLTVLLVLAILASSALVFTDRVELLKLAVILALWAAVVAAFVSVIYRRQSDLDQAKARDLKFVYDLQLDREISARREYELTVETQLRRELASELRAQAADEVAALRSELAALRANLEILFDTDLVHRPAIETDKSAPRTAGRVTASRLDVPPVEVTDIRSSRTEESPIIDVPAEPHPPENDWATAGGAHRLPSRPVPAGEQPRRRRRQQDAARQQEAPRQPEPRPQPRPEPQPAPRPEPQPVSRPEPQPAPRPEPEPQPAPRPEQPAASRQPEPPSTWAPPPPPPAMPPMQPSPTIDATEPEPPSPPPAAEPAATGWQPAPAEGQWIPAGAPGSNWAAPVTPQNGASTEYVGRRRAPETPAAPTAAPKAEPAPEPAPTPAPAMSAGQAPEPPRGRHSAAAEAADPGRPEAAQPSPALATESSQPPEPPRRRASRHRSDAEPEPPNGSHADGQSVNELLARFQSAPAEGGRRRRREE
- a CDS encoding DUF3180 domain-containing protein; this encodes MGPTRKRDLAGAVAVVAIVGYVLVGVLYRWFPPLTIWTGLSLLAVALIEAGWAFYVRAKINDGQIGVGAGRLHPLTVARSVVIAKASAWVGAIVAGWWIGVLVYLLPRRGELRVAGEDTPGAAVAAISAMALVVAAVWLQHCCKSPEEPPDNGDAATE
- the lsr2 gene encoding histone-like nucleoid-structuring protein Lsr2, whose product is MAKKVTVTLVDDFDGEATADETVEFGLDGVTYEIDLSSKNAAKLRNDLKQWVEAGRRVGGRRRGRAAGPARGRGAIDREQSAAIREWARRNGHNVSTRGRIPADVIDAFHAAT
- the lysS gene encoding lysine--tRNA ligase gives rise to the protein MSPADRDDASQSQADLPEQFRIRQAKRERLLAEGREPYPVTVPRTHTLAELRAAYPELAADTQTGQIVGVSGRVVFARNSGKLCFATLQEGDGTQLQAMISLAQVGQESLDAWKADVDLGDIVFVHGEVISSKRGELSVLADSWQMAAKALRPLPVAHKEMSEETRVRQRYVDLIVRPEARTIARQRVAVVRAVRSALERRGFLEVETPMLQTLAGGAAARPFITHSNALDVDLYLRIAPELFLKRCIVGGFDRVFELNRNFRNEGVDSTHSPEFSMLETYQAYGDYNDSARVTRELIQEVADEAIGTRQVPLPDGTVYDLDGQWDTLEMYPSLSEALGEEITPETSVDYLWRIAEGLELEIPRDRGYGHGKLVEELWEHTVGEKLWAPTFVRDFPVETSPLTRAHRSIPGVTEKWDLYVRRFELATGYSELVDPVIQRERFEAQARAAAAGDDEAMVLDDDFLAALEYAMPPTTGTGMGIDRLLMALTGLSIRETVLFPIVRRHSN
- the clpC1 gene encoding ATP-dependent protease ATP-binding subunit ClpC — its product is MFERFTDRARRVVVLAQEEARMLNHNYIGTEHILLGLIHEGEGVAAKSLESLGISLEGVRSQVEEIIGQGQQAPSGHIPFTPRAKKVLELSLREALQLGHNYIGTEHILLGLIREGEGVAAQVLVKLGAELTRVRQQVIQLLSGYQGKEAAEAGTGGRGGESGNPSTSLVLDQFGRNLTAAAMEGKLDPVIGREKEIERVMQVLSRRTKNNPVLIGEPGVGKTAVVEGLAQAIVHGEVPETLKDKQLYTLDLGSLVAGSRYRGDFEERLKKVLKEINTRGDIILFIDELHTLVGAGAAEGAIDAASILKPKLARGELQTIGATTLDEYRKYIEKDAALERRFQPVQVGEPTVEHTIEILKGLRDRYEAHHRVSITDGALVAAATLADRYINDRFLPDKAIDLIDEAGARMRIRRMTAPPDLREFDEKIADARREKESAIDAQDFEKAASLRDREKQLVAQRGEREKQWRSGDLDVVAEVDDEQIAEVLGNWTGIPVFKLTEAETTRLLRMEEELHKRIIGQEDAVKAVSKAIRRTRAGLKDPKRPSGSFIFAGPSGVGKTELSKALANFLFGDDDALIQIDMGEFHDRFTASRLFGAPPGYVGYEEGGQLTEKVRRKPFSVVLFDEIEKAHQEIYNSLLQVLEDGRLTDGQGRTVDFKNTVLIFTSNLGTSDISKAVGLGFSQGGGENNYERMKQKVNDELKKHFRPEFLNRIDDIIVFHQLTQDEIIQMVDLMIGRVGNQLKAKDMAMELTDKAKALLAKRGFDPVLGARPLRRTIQREIEDQLSEKILFEELGPGQLVTVDVEGWDGEGAGEDAKFTFSGAPKAAGSDGPDLAKAGATAE
- a CDS encoding Rossmann-like and DUF2520 domain-containing protein, which translates into the protein MEQPPANGWSLPEGLRPARLSVGIVSAGRVGTALGYALERVEHVVVACSAISEASRLRAQRRLPDTAILPVPEVAQRAELLLLTVPDSELPSLVSGLAATGVVRPGTIVVHTSGANGVAVLAPLTELGCIPLAIHPAMTFTGSDEDIARLPDSCFGITAADEVGYAIGQSLVLEIGGEPFRVPEYARTQYHAALAHASNHLVTLVLDAVDTLRASLRGQELLGQELVGDAPGGLPERVVGPLARAALENALQRGQAALTGPVARGDAAAVAAHLNALQTLDPQLAQAYRADSLRTAQRAHAPADVVAVLEAGPETSPETSQ
- the panD gene encoding aspartate 1-decarboxylase, which translates into the protein MQRTMLKSKIHRATVTQADLHYVGSVTIDADLMEAADLLEGEQVTIVDIDNGARLVTYAITGERGTGVIGINGAAAHLIHPGDLVILIAYGVMEDAEAREYRPRIVFVDADNKQIDLGEHAHDPAYVPADASELMSPR
- the folK gene encoding 2-amino-4-hydroxy-6-hydroxymethyldihydropteridine diphosphokinase — translated: MTTTVLSIGSNLGDRLARLQSVVDGLGTAVRAVSPVFETDAWGGVEQGPFLNAVLIADDPDLDAHGWLRRGQQLEQAAERVREQKWGPRTLDVDLVTCHDGDIEVTSRDEDLTLPHPLAHLRAFVLIPWLAVDPDATLTVVGRSRRVAHLLEEIDPAERAGVRPTDLALDLGSEPVAR
- the folB gene encoding dihydroneopterin aldolase, with product MADRIELRGLRVRGNHGVFDHERRDGQEFVVDITAWVDLRRAAATDDLADTLDYGALAHLAADIVAGPPRNLIETVSAEIADAIMADERLHAVEVVVHKPSAPIPLTFDDVAVVARRSRRGNSQ
- the panC gene encoding pantoate--beta-alanine ligase; the protein is MTQSNPPKFVAGELNVYSAPADVAAVTRALRASGRRVTLVPTMGALHEGHLTLIRAAKRVPGAIVVVSIFVNPLQFGAGEDLDAYPRTLDEDLAALQAEGVEIAFTPTGSDMYPNGPRTSVQPGPGGGELEGASRPGHFAGVLTVVLKLLQIVRPDRAFFGEKDYQQLALIRQMATDLNLDTQIVGVPIVRESDGLAMSSRNRYLDADEREQAGALSAALLAGKYAAAGGAAAAVEAARAVLDEVPAIEVDYLEVRDPLLGPAPSEGQARLLVAARLGRTRLLDNISVDIGASAGIDGHPRVGDGDNHELPWRN